One region of Zingiber officinale cultivar Zhangliang chromosome 7B, Zo_v1.1, whole genome shotgun sequence genomic DNA includes:
- the LOC122005229 gene encoding omega-3 fatty acid desaturase, chloroplastic-like, translating into MPTCLWILILSSSYNLHDEEIDRGDWEGGRERARERERERERERGPGKHVPWAPAMASWPLSQRCVFRPLPAASPRPKSGSSPASGLFPPSRGPLPSAVPGFSRGAAGGIDIRRSLGRWEWAFRVSAPSRVAPLEGERESRRRSEEPTVASGGDEKEEAFDPAMPPPFGLAEIRAAIPKHCWVKDPWRSMSYVVRDVVAVLGFAAAAAYINSWIAWPLYWVAQGTMFWALFVLGHDCGHGSFSNDPKLNSVVGHLLHSSILVPYHGWRISHRTHHQNHGHVENDESWHPLPENLYRSLDSLTKKLRFTLPFPLLAYPLYLWGRSPGKSGSHFHPSSDLFVPNERKDVTTSTICWTAMAVILAGLTFLTGPIQMLKLYAVPYGIFVMWLDLVTYLHHHGHEEKLPWYRGKEWSYLRGGLTTLDRDYGWINNIHHDIGTHVIHHLFPQIPHYHLIEATEAAKPVLGKYYREPAKSVPLPFHLFGVLLRSMKQDHYVSDTGDIVYYETDRRLSVASEAE; encoded by the exons ATGCCGACCTGCCTCTGGATTCTGATCCTTTCTTCCTCCTATAACCTACACGACGAGGAGATAGATAGAGGGGATTGGGAAGGAGGGAGGGAgcgagcgagagagagagagagagagagagagagagagagagggccgGGAAAGCACGTACCTTGGGCCCCGGCGATGGCGAGTTGGCCCCTCTCTCAACGCTGCGTCTTCAGGCCTCTCCCTGCTGCCTCCCCTCGCCCCAAATCCGGTAGCTCACCTGCCTCCGGCCTTTTCCCTCCGAGTCGCGGCCCCCTTCCCTCCGCTGTCCCCGGGTTTTCACGCGGCGCTGCCGGCGGCATCGATATCCGCCGCTCCTTGGGCCGCTGGGAGTGGGCGTTCCGGGTCAGCGCGCCGTCACGCGTGGCGCCGCTGGAGGGCGAGAGGGAGTCGCGCAGGAGAAGCGAGGAGCCTACCGTCGCGAGTGGGGGCGATGAGAAGGAAGAAGCTTTTGATCCAGCGATGCCGCCGCCGTTCGGTCTGGCGGAGATCCGCGCGGCCATTCCCAAGCATTGCTGGGTGAAGGATCCGTGGCGCTCGATGAGTTACGTGGTGCGCGATGTGGTGGCGGTGCTAGGGTTTGCGGCGGCGGCCGCGTACATCAATAGCTGGATCGCGTGGCCACTCTACTGGGTAGCCCAAGGGACGATGTTCTGGGCTCTCTTCGTTCTCGGCCACGATTG TGGGCACGGGAGTTTCTCCAACGACCCAAAGCTTAACAGCGTGGTTGGCCATTTGCTGCACTCCTCCATTCTCGTTCCCTACCATGGATG GAGAATTAGCCACAGGACTCATCACCAGAATCATGGGCATGTCGAGAATGACGAGTCTTGGCACCCA TTGCCTGAGAATTTATATAGGAGTTTGGATTCTTTAACCAAGAAGCTTCGCTTCACACTGCCGTTCCCCTTGCTTGCTTACCCTTTATACCTG TGGGGGAGGAGCCCTGGGAAGTCTGGTTCACATTTCCACCCGAGTAGTGATTTATTTGTTCCTAACGAGAGGAAGGACGTCACAACATCGACTATCTGCTGGACAGCAATGGCGGTGATCCTTGCAGGGTTAACCTTTTTGACGGGTCCTATTCAGATGCTTAAGCTTTACGCTGTTCCATATGGG ATTTTTGTCATGTGGCTGGATCTTGTGACATACTTGCACCATCATGGACACGAGGAGAAGCTGCCTTGGTACCGTGGAAAG GAGTGGAGTTATCTTAGAGGAGGATTGACTACACTCGATCGAGATTATGGGTGGATTAACAATATCCACCACGATATTGGGACGCATGTGATACATCATCTCTTCCCACAGATACCGCACTACCATttaatagaagct ACTGAGGCAGCAAAGCCCGTGCTTGGAAAATACTACAGGGAACCAGCAAAATCTGTTCCTTTGCCATTTCACCTATTTGGGGTGCTACTAAGGAGCATGAAACAAGATCATTATGTTAGTGATACTGGAGACATTGTTTACTATGAGACTGATCGCCGACTAAGTGTGGCTTCTGAAGCCGAGTGA
- the LOC122005230 gene encoding uncharacterized protein LOC122005230, producing the protein MEISKLFKDKKIWAASLIVVWAVALQGHMMWIQRQDAFKHKFGDLSKNEEGN; encoded by the exons ATGGAGATCTCGAAACTTTTCAAAGATAAGAAGATTTGGGCCGCTTCCCTCATTGTTGTTTGGGCCGTTGCTCTCCAG GGTCACATGATGTGGATCCAGAGGCAAGACGCTTTCAAGCACAAGTTTGGAGATTTAAGCAAGAACGAGGAAGGGAATTAA
- the LOC122005231 gene encoding protein SOSEKI 5-like, whose protein sequence is MSGGPFSRGRPWRDRETSPERNKVWKEPKPSKVPVVYYLSRDGHLEHPHFMEVALSSSDGLYLRDVIDRLDLLRGEGMADLYSWSSKRSYKNGFVWQDLSEDDLIRPAHGYEYVLKGSELLRPVSLLRSHEKSSFGAREPLLRFPKLSHDESRRNRAPWSSSGLSEYRVYKTDMEASSATKAADASTQTEDWRSRRRSDRADTPVTEAVDPATTELERKEISPPPSSSTSTEIISTENENQAVVSYAGERTRASAALIHLLSCGSVTTRDHDGRSALSHARTRGGCDSGRAKETDGSMEDSESVRMRLQERLELH, encoded by the exons ATGTCCGGCGGGCCTTTCTCCCGCGGGAGGCCATGGAGGGACCGCGAGACGAGCCCCGAGAGGAACAAGGTGTGGAAGGAGCCCAAGCCCAGCAAGGTCCCCGTCGTCTACTACCTCTCTCGCGATGGCCACTTGGAGCACCCCCACTTCATGGAGGTCGCCCTCTCCTCCTCCGACGGCCTCTACCTCCGAG ACGTAATCGATCGTCTCGACCTCCTTAGAGGCGAGGGAATGGCCGATTTGTACTCTTGGTCTTCCAAAAG GAGCTACAAGAACGGATTTGTGTGGCAAGATCTCTCTGAGGACGATCTGATCCGTCCGGCGCACGGCTACGAGTACGTCCTCAAGGGGTCCGAGCTTCTCCGACCCGTTTCCTTGTTGAGATCCCACGAGAAAAGCTCCTTTGGGGCTCGGGAGCCGCTGCTCCGCTTTCCCAAATTGTCGCATGATGAGAGCCGAAGAAACAGGGCGCCTTGGAGCTCCTCCGGCCTGAGTGAGTACAGGGTCTATAAGACAGACATGGAGGCCTCCTCCGCGACCAAGGCGGCGGACGCGTCGACGCAGACGGAGGACTGGAGAAGCAGGAGGCGGTCCGATCGAGCGGACACACCTGTGACGGAGGCAGTGGATCCCGCGACCACCGAGTTGGAGCGGAAGGAGATCTCGCCGCCCCCGTCGTCGTCGACGAGCACGGAGATTATCTCGACGGAGAATGAGAATCAGGCGGTTGTTAGCTACGCCGGTGAGCGGACGCGAGCGTCGGCGGCGCTGATACACCTCCTCTCCTGCGGCTCGGTGACGACCAGGGACCACGATGGCAGGTCGGCGCTGAGCCACGCGAGGACGCGTGGAGGGTGCGATTCGGGCCGCGCAAAAGAAACGGACGGGTCGATGGAGGACAGTGAGTCTGTTAGGATGAGGCTACAGGAAAGACTGGAGCTCCACTAG